gttgggttttttttttttaatagagccAGCTTTTGAACAGAGATAGAACCTGCTTTGTGCAGATTCCATATTTTGCCAAGGCCACAATTTAAAATCATACCTCAGTCTTATCAGTTATTCAGGCTGTTGAATAAGAGATGAAGCATCTGCTGAAGAGCGTGTTTGCACAACACCTTAggagaaatgggcagagaggaaaggcagaagcTGTTAGAAAATAATATCAGTTTATAtcagtggaaaaataaaaggtgtttgAAAGCCCAGTCAGCCTAAAGAACTTAGCTTCAGCTACAAAGAATTGGAGTATGTGATTTTTATATTCATCAGATAATTCCATTTAGAAGCTGTGCTTAATTTAGCGAGAAGGAAAACTAGGACTATAATCTGGGCACATTTTACATATCTTTATATGCAGATTTACTTTGGCCATAAGGCTCAAGAAGGAGCCTTATCAAATGATCTGTTGTTTTGGCAAGCATGCTAATATGATCTTAATTTAATAACAGCTTCTTCCTACTGAGTTTTTTGAATAAACTTCTGCCTGGAGGCTGTATTCCAAACTAcgaggatttaatttttttttttttaaatccttcatCCACATACAGAATAGATGCAGGTATGTTTCTGGTTATAGTCAGGACGTTTCTCCTGTGAGAGACTTGCATGATTTGAATTATTAAGAaaagttttcaattttttctcAGTTCATTTAATTCTTGTGAGTTTTAACAGCCCTTTACAGTTGGCAGTTACTGAAGCTGCAGTTCAGTTACTCCGGTGCACTCCACAAAGTCAAGCCTTTGAAATCTGTGGgtgctttcttctctgctgttgtACCTCATGCCAGCAAATACAGATGACAAGTCATTAAATACAAGAGAGAGAGGTGTTAGcaaaaaaaattttattaaatacgAGACTTATGTCTGACCTGCTTCCCCCAAACCAATTCTGTCTCCATGGCAACAGCCACAAGCATGTGACAAAACATTTGGgatttctctaaagaaaaatttaaatacttaaaatgtcactttttaaGGAAGCATCATATTTTATCCTCAAGCAGGTTTCAAAAGTGCATAGCATATTTACAGAAGGACAAGCCTTATGGCTTGTAAAGCTTCATCAGCTAATGTATTAAGTATGCTGCCCACAGCAAgcagggccagctgctgcccaggcatAAGAATGAACACATACTCTTAACTTACCTGATCTGGCCGTGCTCTGAGAATAGGAAGGTATGTCTTCAGAAGTCGAGTTTAGAACAGCTCTGGTATGATAATCACAAATTTTATTGCAATAAATCATCCAGAAGTACCTTCGGAGTttactacaaatattttaatagtgtAAGAGGGGAAAGACTCAAAATTATTCTTACCTTCTATTGCTAAATAAAATGTAATCATAACATAGATGAATTTGCCACTCCTGTATATACTATCATTAGATTACAGATTACTGCATTGAAAAATCATAGCCAacaaagtatgtatttttatttagaaaatgcgCAATTGTCTGTTTCTGTatgatttaaattattattcaaCATTTCCAAATTTTATGAAATTAATATGAAGAGCTCTTCACTGATGCAGGAATTCTGATGATCTAACTGGCACTCAGAAATCCAAATGATTTACCATTTTTTAAGCTTCTTAAAAACTGTCCCAAAAGCCATTTAATTGTTGAGATTATCTTGCATCCCATGTCCCAGCTCCACTGGTTAACTTGTACAATTCACTGTGTTCAATTGACAATACAATTGTGTGTTAGCATCTCAGTATCACACCTTTGGagaaaaaacatatttgtttgggtttttttaatagaatttactATCTATATGTATTTGAGTATGTTTTTGTTATCTGTTCACAGGATAAAAGTCTGGGATCCATCTGAATACCAGCATACCATTATTGCAGGTTATAAAGGTGTACATCATACTGTGATCAGCAAACTCCAGCTGCTGGAGGAAAGGGCAAAAGCAGTCCTACTTGCAGGTCCGTAAAACTGATTATTATACAGGTAATGCTTCTACAATTCTATTTCTCATCCTTTTCCAGTAATACACAGCATGTTAGTATTAAACATTTACAAGGCAAAATTTCTAAGTAGGCAATAATGTAGGCATATAGTGGGCTGCAACTCTAGTGTGGTTTTGATATTatcttaagttttatttttatttgagaaattATGGGTACTTTCTCCTTTTAAATGGGATATTGAGGACTTAAACTTTGCTATCTGATGAGGTGAAAAGGAACCTCAGAATAATTCTGTtactgcccagcagcagctgacagactaGGAGCATGCAGCTCCCATTTTTGTCCCTGCACTGGAGAGCAGGATTGATGATCCCAGTTACCGATCCCTCCCTGTCTCAGGCACCAGACTATTTTAATGGCTCCAATAAAGTGTTTCTCAGGCAACAATTAAAGACATTCTTCAAGGCCTGAAAAGCACATAGTCCAAAGAGGACAGGGTCAAAAATAGTCAAAGGACAAGAAAGCAGAACTAAGGAAATAACAGTACCAGATGATCTTCATGAAAATAGcagaaatttggggggggggggtgtgatgTTCTTGTTTACCACAAGTTCCCTTTACTCTAGACTTTTAATGTCCATTTATATTCATTTCCACCACTCAAAATGATTACCTATTCATTGTTAACCTCAAACAGCAAGGAAGCAGCATCTCCACATGAGCCTGAAAGGGACCGTAGCTTCCATGGCACAAGTGTGAATGGTTGGGGCAGCTGTGAGCAAATATATTAATTGCACAACCTCTGTCCATCTCCCTCCTCtgcttgttaaaataaataagccAATACTGTTCCTCCAGTGCCAGCAAATCCAGGTACTGTGGTAACCTCACATTGTACCTGTCCGGGCTGCTGTCTCCCAGATGAACCTTGCTCTATTCCTCACTGGAAGGTTACAGTTGCAAGTAAATTGCAGTCTTTTCCCCAAAAGTATGAAACAAATTTACGCACCTAAAACttgtcagatttttaaattcataCTGCATATAATTATATAGCATCCACTTTGCCTCTCACAAAAATCTCTCCCTCACTGAGACCATGCAGGGGCAAAATTAAGTTTGGGGTGGTATCTATAAGCCTACCATTTCCTAGCCTGACTGGTGACCTAAATAAAACTTTCAGTATTAGGTTTTTCCAAGATGTAATTTATACTATGGCTGTCAGGAGTTAAGATAGCAGTTGCCATGGagctttaatctttttttagGCTTTAGTCAAAGGAAGCTGGAAATCTGTATGCTGCGTAGAACCCTTTCTcaacagaattttatttaaattggGACAGGATTTTATCCTAATTTCTCTACTGAAAGTTATTCTCAAAGGTTCTagaattctttttattttaattccatttctcAGCAGGAGCTGAAAGTTCCTTTTAGACTTCTTAAATCACACTACATTCAACCACGGAAGTATCCAagttgcttccccccccccccccaactataAACTGTAACTTTCTACTAGCCTTAGTGTGTGCAGCTAATCACTGTAGTGAAATTAATTCACCCGTTTTACTGTTTTCAGTGGAGGTACTCCGTAAGTATGCAGAAGCAAAACTCTAGGgaggattttattttctatgtCCCCACTAAGTGCTAATCCCTATACTGGAGAACAGGTCTTTGGAACAGAAGTAATTGCAGTTTGAATATGTGTGTATGCTACTTACAAGTTCCTTGATgtatatttgaggaaaaaaagcatgcaatGAGTGAAGCACATCTCTGAGAAGTACGAAATTGGCCTTGCTATAGTCAGTAATGTTCTGCTAGAACACAGTTACAGCAGAAGAGAGATGCAGTCCAGTCTGATATTTGCAGCTGACTTAAAACTGAACTTGCCCTACCAGGtaaaccaaaagaatacagaaataggtggaaaaaaatgcagaattttttcaaaacaagctTTTAGAACTCTTACCCTACTCCACATCACAgcttcttttaatgaaaaatttgcCAGAATTTTCACTAATTAGAACTGTTTACTGGCCAGCTGTAGTGGAAATCCATAATCCTTGAGCTGTTCCAAAGACTGCAGGGTAATCAGAAAACTGGCACTAAAGAGAGGATTTCAAACTTTTTCAGGTCTTTCATGGCATGTATTATAAAAGAGGCATGATAAtagtaaaaaataaacatttttccttctagGATATGTAAGTCTGTGGGACTTGAACAGTTGCACACCTGGTTTTACCACTGACAGCAGTGTCTTACCTAACTAGCActggacagaaaaaaaccatTCTTGTGGGTCCTCATCTTGAGAGGATCAGATACAAAACCAACTGTCCATTCCACTGAAAAAAGACTTCTTTGGAGAAGTATCCACTAGCAGCCAGGAAGAACCTGAAGAAAACTAGACTGTCCGATGATTAAAGACACAAAGAGCATCTCAGATGTCTTAAAGACAGCTATTCAGAAAGCCATAATGGTCAAGGACAATGCTTAAAGTAGCTTGAAAGAGCTTTTGAGAGGTGCGGTGAATAAGGTAAGAAGTATGTATCTTCAGGAACAGATGCTTTATGCTGAATTGCAGGGAGATACACATCTTAATTAAAGGTTTTCAAATTTCTTGAGAGGCTCCTATAGGAGACTCTTACAAAACAGGAAGCGCCACTACTTTCCTAACCTCATCTGACTGGTCTAGTGCAGACCTTCCCAACATACATCTCAGTTAATTTGTCTGGTCTGTGTCATTCCACAGGTCAAACCATACTTGGCCTGCCTCAAGTGTCCTTCACAGAGACTAGGCAGGGTTGCTAGTTCTGACAAAGGAAGATATGGTACTCCTAAGCTATAGCATAAATAAGTTGCTTTTTCTTTGCCCACAATACATTTCTTTGCTGAGACTCACTGCATAGATAGGCTGCCTTTCAGGACTAATACATCTGCCATCTGAGTTTAAAGCAGGCTTCAGCAAGCAATAGCTACCAATATAGTATTAGCTTTGAAATATGCAGTAGAGCTTCAGACATATTACCTGATGTGATAAAGTATCTTCATGATTTGCAGGGGCTTTTATCATTGCTCTGTTAGATACAGGTAtgtatgtgggaaaaaaaaaaaggtctagaTTAGATTGCAGCATTTAAAGCAAGCTGGGCTTTTATATGAAACCTGTGGGATATTTTCAGTCTTGGGTGCCAATGTCAAAGACTTGCAGAGCTACTAGAGATGAGACTTCTTAATAAAAGAAATATGTATGCAGGTAAGAGGGAGAAAGCAATCACTGCAGTTTTGTCCCAAGAGACTGGCTGTTTTAGGGGAGACCGAAGAGGGTGCTGTTCAGCCCAGCTGAGTCTAAAGAATGAAAACTCAGATTAAGACTTTAAGAATCGGATCTGTTGCAGTCAGAAACGGTACAAGCCGCTGAAGTGCCAGACTGCTCATTTTTAAGTATGAATTCAGACAAGCTGTAGTAGTTTCCTTCAAGCTGAAGTtagaagcatttaaaagaaaaatcttcgaAGTTAGAAAGCACCATCTTCTTTACAAAGGCCCACTTCAGCTCTAAAGGAACATCCAAAATGGAAAATCCTTAGATAAATTCAGGGAAGAATGGAGCATTTCACTTACCACTCTTCTGTACCAGTTTCAGGACTTGTCAGTACACCATTTCTGGATGTGTAGACTAGTTAATGCTTGTCAGGGAAATATAGTTAAAACTAGTTTAAATATGGAGGTATTATCATTGTGCTTTTTAGCAATCAACGGGTATGAACATACAACTGCATGCAGAAGACTACACTTAGAGACTTGGCTGGTAATTAACTGTATTTGGATTCAGGCAGCTTACACAACAGAATAAATACACAGCAACTGGAGGAAACCTGTATTAATCTTGTATACTATTTCAGACCTGCCAGAATTCCAGAGTCCAAAAAAACTGCAGTAACTGCTGGAGCTAGCAAGATGGCCTTATAATATAGACAGCAAATATTAAATTGCTTGTTTTACTTTCAAAACAGTAAGCTGTCTATTaggtgtattttttgttttggtttaaagttttgtttgattaaattattattttgtcaaGATTAATCAAACTGGTCCATGGGACAATGATCAAGAAACCCTCTTACTCTGATGCCACTGCTTCTAAATAGTTTATGGGgacctttgctgctgctgaactgaCATGACTTcaaaactgaaaggcaaaaagcaaGAACTTGTAAGTGCACCgtattttcacttcaaaaaaaCAAAGTGTAACCTACACCGAATTAGGATGTAGCATTAATTTTCATGAGGAAGCAGTTTCCTGTGTAGTTACATACACTTCTATCAACTTCAAAAGTGTTTGCccagatttggggtttttttgcaagcagCTCAACTTACTTCACGACAGTTAATACCTATCTTGAAGATGAACTCATTTAACAGCGTTTACTTTTCAGTGAGGTTCATCCCTTTAAGAAAAGGAACTCAACATTAGGAAGCAACGTAAGAGTTCTTTACTTACCTTTCTGATTTCACACTAGCAGCTTATGTGCGTCTTCAGCAATTACCATTGATCTTCTATGAAAATGGATGCAAAAACCACAAAATCTGGATTTGGTTAAAAAAGGTGGTGAAATGCTAAATGCCAGATAACATCAGATCTTTTGTTATGTACGTTATAACAACAAATTAGCATAAGTACTTAAAAGAGGTAGTTCTAGATGCATCCATATATGTTTGAGGCACACTGCTAATCTGCTTATGAACTGAATTATTTCTGCATTTGAGCAATTTCATGTATTAAGCAAGCAAGTGCTGTTTCCCCAGCAGTATCTTAACTGGAAACCCTGAGAATTCATATTTCCTACTAGAAGGGCCATTAGCATAAAAGAAAGCATCCCTGCATTACAGATATTTATCTGGACCACTTTCAGAAcctaaaattttctttctgtaacaccACAACATGCACTTCCTACTTTAGCAATTATTCCAGATGAACAATTATATAAGACTCCCAGCTTTCTCCTCTGCTTGGGAAAAAAGTATTCTTGATTTAGCCAGTAGAATTTCAAGCAATACTTTTCAAGATAAATTAGTAATGTTAATAGTTACAATTTGACTTGTATTTGTTCTACAGCTTCAGTGTTTGCTTAAGTGATGTTTTTTAATACTAGGAAGTATCGCCACCTAGGTAGACATTAGATCTTGATACAGTCCCCAACCCACAGCTTCCAGTCTTCCCAAGAAGGAAATTTAAGCATCATTAAGCTGTAACAAATAGAAAAAGCACTAAAATGCACAGAGGATGACTTGCACCACTTGTCTCCAACAGCTGGCCTGATCCTTCTCCATCAGTAGCCATGATCCAGCCCCCTCAAGAAGCCTATCTTTGCCACCTCAGATTAGCCACTAGGCCTGAAAAGCAAGATAGGACCTTGGGATAAGGTTTACCTTCTCTCCTACCCTGCTGATGGTCAGCACCCTTACAGTAGTTTCCTGCAAGAGCTCTTTGCTTACTGTAGTACAGGTCTCCCCTCTGGAACTAGTCCACTTAATACACCTACCATTTTAGAGCAAAAATTCAAAATACTGGCTTTACGCTCCCCTGCCATATGTTAACTAGTATTACTTGCAAATGCTAAATCCTGTTAAGGAATCAGATCATAACTGTGGAAACAGGCTCGGTATTTTACGTAGTTTATAATATTTAGAGTCCTGCACACTGATTCATACCATCTGGCCCGACAGCACTGAGGCTTTCTTTATGCCAAGCGCGGTGCATCCAGCCCTCCCGCCCTGGCCATCACAGCCCTCCAGTGGAGATGCAGGAGGGAAGTCTGATGGCATCCATCCATTGTGGCTTGCTTTTGCTGGTCTGCCTTctgggctgctctcaacccagcACAACTGCTTTTCAGTCAGGCTTGGCCAGACATGGCGTCACTTCTTCCTCTGTGCTGTCAAGGGAGAGCTTCACAGAAAAGAGCAGAGACCTATGGGGACTTCTGAGCACTTGCAGCCCACCCAGAGATAAcccccacacccagccctgcaGAGTTGCTCTGTCTGTCTTGCCAAGCCCGCCAGGGCCCAGGCAGTCTCAAGGAAGAACGTTGTTAAGCAGGAACCCGAGGTACAAGCTTTGGTACACCACTCATTTCTCCATTAGCATCTCTCATtgcaaagcagcaggaacagctgttttcatctttttttccacctcctcgaaggtgtgggggggtgaggaAGTTCACTTTTAACTACCACCCAAGTAGTGTTTAGACACTACCAGCATACTTCAGGACAAGACTGTTACATAGTCTGTCAGAAACCTGCTGGGATTTGTCTACTGGCTCTGTGCCAGTCAtgcttatgttttgttttttattatctATCAAAACTTTTATTGAAAGCTTTTGCCTTCAGGCTTTTTAGATAGTTGCCCAAGTCCAAGAACTGTGGTGCTGTGCCTAAACCCAGGTGTGGCcacatacatacacaaatacCACTTAACAAAAAGCAAAGTTTACATCCTAGAGAATAGAATACCAGTCATGTTTCAGCTCTCCAGAGATTATGATGAAGACTTCATCACATTTGCAGTTTCTGTTCCCTGAGATGTCAATATCCCCTCCTCTCAAGGGATCCTTCTACCATTTCAAGGCTTATATAGGGAGTGGCAAAACAAATCAAGGAAATAGTTTTGGCATTAGAGAAACCATCTTAAACAATAAAGACCACATCAGGATGCTTGACAGAACCCAAACAAAACCTACTAAGAATATCCATAACTACATATATACCATAATTCTATCATATCCAAAAATTGACTCCCAAGTGTAAAGTCACAAAGACAAGAGTTTaatattgacaaaaaaaaaagcttaagttagtggtattttcttccttgaaataACATACTGGTCATATGAAAGTCACCGAAGAGGTCTGCTTTTAGCTCGGAAGACTTTTACAGTTACAGCTGAATTCAAAAACCCTAATTCCAAATGTGTGATGTTAACACAAAACCTGAAAACTTAAGACCTGGAATAAAGAACAAATTCAGTTGTTAAGATTCTAGCAGTTACGTGAGGCCTTTCAACACCTTTACCATAACATGAAAAGTTCTTCAGCATCTTTCCCACCACCATTATTTCAAGATTCACAAGGTTCTTTAAAATACTAATGGGGTTAAATTGAAACCAAGCGCCATATGCTTGTAATGTCTTCTGTGAAATTCTGAAGCCACCCTGTTTCAATTATTTGGTTATTCAGTGCAGAAAGTTAAAGATCACAGAAGGTATAACAGCTTTTAATACTCCATTAATATTATAGATTAAAAATTATTGCATAGTCTTATGCATTTCCTAAAAGAGCGTTCTctggaaattaaacattttaatataaaaggaGCAACTCTTTAAAACATGAATTGCTTTCACTACCTCGATCTTCTATCCTTTTTTGATTTGTCAGTACATTTGTCCATTGTTTTCTCATTGTCTCCTCTGCACTTGGGGCAATACCATTTCCCCTTTGGTTTGTAGGTGAGTCCAACACAAGAAAAGTGGAACCACTCAATAGGACACTGTTCGTTATCACATCCTATCATTTCGCCATAAGACACTTGGTTGCATAAGCAGTAAGTTGGTTCATTGGGATCAATTGCAAATTCTACAGGTGAAACCTCTCTCTCTTGTTTGGCTTTAGAGCGTTTTTTCTTCTTGGAAGATTTAGACCTTTTTTCTTTAGGTGGCTGATCATCGCAGTCATCAATACCATTTGCTATATGGCACAGATCACGGCTTTCGCTGGTTCGCTGGCGACGAGGTCTACGTGAAGATCTCTCTGGCTGGCAGGACTCCATCTTTGCCTTTTCTAGAGGCTTTTCGTTCTCAGACAGATCTTGAAAACACTGAGAGTGTGTTTCCATTTGCCGGGCTCTATTCTCTACCAGTTCTAGCATCTGAGTAACTATTTGAATTTTTTCATCTCCAAGTTCTTGGCTGTTGATTAATGCACGCTGAAGATGCTGCTGCAAGCGTTTCTTCTGAACAGGATCATTTTCTGACTTGTATTTTTCATAGACATCATCTATTTCTTTTAATGCttctataaaataaagataataggAATAATTACACAAGATGCAACATGCTcaagaaaatatagaaatgtaTCCCTTAACTGATGAGAAATAGTACAATTATAGTATACCCTAGTGGGCTAGATCAGGTATTTTACTCAAGCTGCATGTGGTCATCAAATCAGTGTTTAAGATCACAATCCATTGCAAGAAAAAATTCTCAAGTTCTAAGAAAACGTCAAGCTTATTTTAGCCAATAGAAAAAGAAAGGGTAACCCAAGAAAGGGGACCATAGCTGCTGGAGCGTGGATAGTTCGGATCCTGCCTCCATCTGAAAAAAGCAGGAATTTCTTTTAGGAGTCCATGACAGTAGTTCCAAACCCCTGGCCTACAAACCAAAGCAATAGCTTATTGTATTGCAGCAAGAAATGTAGAATTCATATAATCATTATATATCATGATATATAAGACTCCAGAATTAGGATATGCAGgccctctgccttccccttctTACTCATCTAAAGGTTTGGTATTACACTTTCAAGTAGACATAGTTATAAAAGGAGTATGACAACTGAAGTTACACAATAGAAAATTTACAATCAGGACTTAAATCAACTTAAACCACTCAAAATGCTTTTCCTATGACCAAGACAAATTACAGCAAGTTGCATTTTAAATCGAGGCTGAACTTTTCAGAATAGGGGACCTACCATTTAGTGCATCACAAGATATTTTTAAGCAACTAGTAATGAGCGGCTGACAGTTTGACTTCtaagcttttcttcttgcaagTCATGCAAAATAACTGGATGAGCTGCTATGAATCTTTCATAAAATTTAGTTCTTAGAAGCAAGCTTCATGAACCCAAATGTGAGATTAACAAATGCCTTATAAGCCAGTCTTAGTCTGTACTCTATTGTTCTATAttgctggatttaaaaaaaaatattttccagaccAAAAGTTACATTAGATATACAcataaaagacagagaaattgATAACAAGGAAACAGATTAGTAGAACTGACAATGAAACCTGATGCAGTGTTAGATACAGTACCAGTTCCTTCAGAAACAACTTAAGGATTTTCTTTGAACAGGCAAGGGAATTTATGAATGATACTAAACTATTTACTTGTAAAGTGAGAAGATACGCAGTACAATCTATCTTCCTAAAGATCTGCGTTTCGcaaactgcttttcatttttaaagaatttgtgTGCATTGTACAGTTGTGAAACGATTCAAGCTTGTGCTAAATGGAAGCCATAGATATTATCTCAACATTGTTCACAgtgatattttttcctgctgacaTCTTGAAACAGTAGCTTAAGCATGAACGGCCACTTTTTACTATAAATTCTGAAATCTATATGACAACAGGAGCCAACAGCATTTTGTTCTGTTCCAGGCTTTCGCTAGGGGAAGATAAAAATCACTACTCTGCTCGTCCAATAACTCAATCTATTTTTTCTCAATACTAGCATTCCAGCTACCATTAAAAACACAAGCTTTGGTTCCCTGCATCTTCAGCTGCATTGCTTGACTGTTGCCcttacaggggggaaaaaaaaaaaaaatcaccttactCTCTGCTCCTGAAAAGCATGGAGCAAGGTATGTTGTATACTGTTGAACTAGCAAGGCATAACCAGAGTACAATATTCTGCAGCCTCATTATCTCCCACCCAGGGTTTTTATacgggggaggggggaagtgtAGGTGTAGTTACACATATTTCCCTCATTGGGAATGCCCGGCCCAGAGAAACCACAAGCAGtatctgttt
The sequence above is drawn from the Strix aluco isolate bStrAlu1 chromosome 4, bStrAlu1.hap1, whole genome shotgun sequence genome and encodes:
- the ING2 gene encoding inhibitor of growth protein 2; this encodes MCCWRGGMMLAGPQLVAGPAAPGGERARLLSLYVQDYLECVESLPLDIQRNASLLREMDTQCQEALKEIDDVYEKYKSENDPVQKKRLQQHLQRALINSQELGDEKIQIVTQMLELVENRARQMETHSQCFQDLSENEKPLEKAKMESCQPERSSRRPRRQRTSESRDLCHIANGIDDCDDQPPKEKRSKSSKKKKRSKAKQEREVSPVEFAIDPNEPTYCLCNQVSYGEMIGCDNEQCPIEWFHFSCVGLTYKPKGKWYCPKCRGDNEKTMDKCTDKSKKDRRSR